CCCCATCCATCAATGGTGTTTTACAAAGTACAAAGCAACGATTTTGCGATTTAGACTATTTGCACACTGTAcattcatcatcaccaccaacctGTCATTGCCTTCTCTCGATTGCTGTTTCTGTTTAGAGGCGTATTCCATGGAAGCGATTGTGGCGGACCCCTCTGAAAACTTTGTTCTCTCTGCTCGAAACTTGGCGATCTGAAGTTCCATCACATTTCATTTCGCTCCGGAGAAATTCGTTGTCCTTGTGGCTTTGAGTCATCTCCAGATGTACAACCGCATAGCCATCGTCAACAATTTTGCAGATTTCGGCTACAGCTGCGTTGGCTAGCACCTCCATGATTGAGGCTATCTGCACCTGGAACTCGACCACGGAATTCGACATWGTCCCCCGACGCTTTTGGCCCCTTTTCAACGAAACAGTTTTTATGTTTacagttatctagctagctattaaAATAAAGAGAATAATATCATAAACTACACATCGCTGGCTAGCTTTGACATCGCTGGCTAGCTTTGTTTTTAGCTGGTGAGATTATGTTTCCTTATGCTGGATGGTAGAGTTGAAAATTggacaccgccacctactgtacaggaGTGCTCCACAATAACAACAATGTTGTAGCTATGTAGTAAACAACCGGTTCTCTATTTTCTTGATAAAAAACAGCAATAACAACAGTATGACTGACATTAAATAGATATTAATTCCATCCATCACATCTCTATAATTTGCTTGTAGCCGATCAGTCTAATAGTACATCTATATTGTTGAGATGCAAAAGGAAATTGTAATGATTAAATACTGTTCTTTGGTTTGCCACTGCACCAATacatatcaaatcacatttttatttgtcacatgcgcccaatacaatcttaccgtgaaatgcttacatggAAGCAAATTCATAGGGATGTTTAAAATCTTCAGCTGTCATAATTTATACATTATCAATCCACTCAGTCCCATTAGCTATATATGCTATATTCGAATATTTTTCTCTTTAAACTGTTACATTGCGTTAGCAAGCGTTTACTTATTAAGAGTACATTCTCAGTGTGGTTCTTCGGTTAGTTTTGAGACAAGTATTAACCCTGAGTCTACTCTTCGATTTACTTAATTTTTATTGAAGGCATTTATTTATTCCTTTGAACGTCATGTTGTATGATGATTGTGTATTTTTGTACTTGAACTAAATAGTAAATAATCCTTGTTGAAGGAAAAATTGTGTGTTTGATTATATTCACTGCTTTATTAAAAGTCAAAGAAGACTGATTTGTAAAACATTTGATTCCCTTTAGTAGCAGCTACGATACAGTAGGTGGCAATGTTGGAACTAACATAAATCTTGTGTGTTGAAACCTTTATTTTGGAAAAATATCGAGAAAGTAGCCGACAAAATTTTTGTTTCCGGAACAAAAACAAACGAAATAGAGATGTGTTCGAAGCATACCGCCTATCTATGGTGTGACGTCTCAGGACATTAACTGAACACATTGCAACATGAGTCTAGTCAGGACTAtaatacaagtgttttacatatAAATAGTACCAATCCAAGGAAGGGCATGTCCAATACCGTTGTCTTTCATTCGCTCAGCTAGCCTCCATCATTGAGGTTTTGGCGAATGCAGCCGTTGCCGAAATCTGCAAACTTGTAGATGACGGCCATGCTGCCTTAGCGTTTGGAAATTTCCATAGTCAGAAAGAAATCGATAACCTGCGGAGGAAGCTGCTTTTGACAAAATTCCATAATTCTCCGCGGAGCGCAGAGAGATTGGAGCCCTGCGACGCACAGTTCACAGGCGAGTGGACACGATCATGTTgcccgggagagagagagcttcgtAGAAAAGGCAAAAAGCAGACTTGGATATTGTAGGTTTTTTTAAACCTTATTTCTACACATTAAAATGATGTGTAATGTAACGTTTATGAAGGGTTCTCTTTTTCTGGTGCAGTGGAAAATCGTTTTGCCTATAGTGAAGGGGGCAAATGTATGCAGGATGTCACCAACCGGAGAGACGCAGGACGCACAGCGAACAGACCAGGATGGGGCCATGCAGGTCAATTGTCATAGACACGGTCAAATGATTATTTGTGTTCTCATATTTCAAATGTTGGGGGATATATTTCTAATAAATCATTTTCTGCTGAAGTACAAAAACACAGATGGCAGATATGCAACAAGAAACTCATGTCAAAATGGAGAACCTTGACACCAGTACAATAGaaggtattttttgttgttgcaactaATCCAATCTATGCAATTTACATGTTATGTTAAGTAAAGYTGTCCTTGTTTATTGCAGTATTTCAKTAACTTATTGGTCATTACCCATAACTAATAAATAAAGCWAAGAAGAATCAGTCTCCACTACAGGAAGCTGATGCTGTGCTTTACTTTGCCCCATTTCAGAGTTTGTCCAACCGGTCAGTGAGAGCAGTGAGAAGATCATTGTAGCAGAACCAGGTTCTTCATCATGTACTGAAACCACAGACCTTCTGGACCAGCAGGGCAACAGACACAGAGCTCCAGACACCTCACTCAATATAGAACCTGAAAACCAGACSTTCCAKCATCCAGCATCACAATACAACAGAGCAAGACAGGACCATCAGGTTGCTGAGGGTGTGACCTGGGAAACTGACCATCAACCCATAGAATACAGCCTGTCCCAATGGACAGAGAACCAAGAGACTGACAACCCAACTGTGAATGCTCCTCACAATGCAGGGCCAGACTCCAAAAGGGTGTCTGAACatccagagaggagaggggtgtctGGTAACTCTGGGGTCTGCATGTCTGCTTCAGGCTCTCTGGACTGGSTGCCTGATGTGGTGATGGTGGACTCAGTTCCCATTAAAGTGGAGGCAGATATGAGTTCAGAATGGAGCCTAACTGGCCAAGAGGTGACATCTGGAGAGGTCTGTTCAGATGGCAGGCAGCTTGTGGACaacagaggaagagggggaatgGAGTCTGGACAGACAAAGTGTCCCCCTGACACTCAacatgcagagcaagggagaACTGTAGGATCAAGGTCCAAGTTGCCAGATTTCAATGGACTGTCCACCCAAAACAGCTTTTCATCCCCAAGGGTTACTCTCCACCAGGTTCCCCAAAGAGGGAAGCAAGCCCCCTTTCCGAATTTCAACAGAGGCTCCACTTCTTCATCGAAAGGCATAGAAAAGCAGCCGCAACAGCTGACGTCTCACTCCACCAAGAGATATCTCCGTTGCAGCCTCTGCGGGAAGCCCTTCCCCCAGGCGTACCTAAGCAGGCACATGCGGGTCCATACGGGGGAGAAACCGTACGGCTGCAGCCACTGCACCAAGCGCTTCTCCCACAGCCACCAGCTGAAGAGGCATGAGAGGGTGCACACCGGAGAGAAACCGTTTCAATGTGTCTACTGCGGGAAGTGCTTCACCCAGTCCTGCCACATGAAGAAGCACCTCCTCGTCCACACTGGTGGCAGGACACAGGACGTTGTGCTGCCCTGAGTGTTCCAGGGTGAAGTTCAGACtagatacagatctaggatcMGCTTCCTCTCCCACAATCCTAACCTTGACAATTAGTGTATTTTTTTTCTTYTTTAAACTGACCCAACATCAGCATCTAAGGGCAACTTCACACTACTCCTCCCAGTGTAATGATAGGCAGGGCCTGAAGTTTTTCCTCACCACGTGACCAGGCcagggaaaaactcctggccctagttgTAAATGGAATGTCTCAACGCCACTGTGGTTTATATATGAATACTGGGTCCATGTGTTTTTCACTATGAATGGTTTCCTCATTGAACACTTCCCTCTGTGTGTAGTGGTCGTGTTTTCAGTTCAGCTGGCTTGATGCTTGGTCCAGAGTGGACTGATAATGTATAAGTTATTACAGRTgaagattttaaatgtattttagtcMGTTAGCAGACGYTCTTATCCATAGCGACTTACAAGAGCATTTARGGTTAAGTGCtgtgctcaagggcacgtcgacagatttttcaGCTTGTCGGCTAGGTGATTCCAACCTgcgacctttcagttattggctcaacgctcttaaccgctaggctacatcCTTATGAATTTGTAATTGTTCAGTGGGAAACCAAAGCTACAATTAATTAAAGAACTACATTTCCATATAACTTGTCAATAAGACAGATTTCCTATCAGACTGATAGGCTGTAACGATGTAGATGGATTTCATATCAATGTGAACAGAGTTCAGGAAGCACTGGACAGGTGCCTGGGCGAGCAAGGCCTGTTGGTGGTTGAGAGTTTGTTGCTCGTTTCTGTTCGTACTTGGAcacagggatgaggaggaggaaggcgcAGGGTTCCCAGACGCCAGCGCACTCCTTGCCCTGGAAACGGACCTGGCGACCCAGAAgttgcaaggagagagagagtgctgactGGAATGGTAAGCTGTCAATGTTTGTCGTTTATACAGGGTTTAATATGGTTGATTTGTAGAGTTCTATAAAGCCGTCTTGATACCCCTCTACCCTTCCTATCATATTCTGCCTAGGAAAACACTTTTGTATTCACAGTTGCTATGAGATTTTGAGTCCCATAATTAGAATCCATAGAATGGTCCTTTTGGAGGAAGGATTTTTGggatatatttgacatttgtatcctAAAGCGTAATTAGTTGAAGTTTgaatatttgtgacattttggccttacccagtACTCCTTTTTAAGACTCCATGCTTCAgttgtaggtgctacaaagcaacATTTAGTGTCATATACAACTTTACCACTTGCTCTGTATTTTGATTAGTATTTTGATTGCAATAACACATTCTTGCATTAATTTGTGAATATTTACAAATATGAATATTGAAAgtatacgtttttttttattaGGCCTTAAACATTTTTTACAAACATTGTCAAACATAATGTACTTTACAGGCAATTCAAAGTTCTGTTAGCTCAATACTTTAAAGTTATGGCTTCTTTATAGAGACACTTTGCATAGTAAacaatgtaaccaatcacagccctccttttaagtgtcattgcacatcctgcaaatcaACAGCAGAGGTGActattttgaatccattttcacattcactctgttggtaatgcttaaaaatgtgttttactcTAAAAGTAGCAGAGATTCCACTCTGTATCTTTGATATGCCCATAGTGTATTATGTTTGCCAAATCAAAAGTGGGATATTTTCACTTCATGTTGTTATTTTTCTACATTCCAAATGTATGTAAGAAatgttattgaaatcaaaatacatATGACAGAGCAAGCAGTTTAGCTTCATATGACACCATATATTGGCATGTAGCACCTACAGAAAAACAGTATGGAGTCTTACAGGAGTCCTGGGTAATGTCAAATTCGAACTATAGTTAGTTATTTCTAAATCATGCTTTAAGACACTgttaaatgtgtatatatatatataatatatatatactcagcaaaaaaaagaaacgtcctctcactgtcaactgctttttCAGCATTTGACAGCAACATTTGTATGAACAATcttaatatttgtatgaacataacaagattcaacaactgagacataaactgaacaagttccacagacatgtgactaacagaaatgaataatgtgtccctgaacaaaggggggtcaaaagtaacagtcagtatctggtgtgccactAGCTGCATAAGTACTGCGTGCacttcctcctcatggactgcaccagatttgctagttctttctgtgagatgttaccccgctcttccaccaaggcacctgcaagttccgggacagttctggggggaatggccctagccctcaccctccgatccaacagttcccagacgtgctcaatgggattgagatccggactcttcgctggccaatgcagaacactgacattcatgtcttgcaggaaaatcacgcacagaacgagcagtatggctggtggcattgtcatgctggaggtcatgtcaggatgagcctgcaggaagggtaccacctgagggaggaggatgtcttccctgtaacgcacagcgttgagattgcctgcaatgacaacaagctcagtccgatgatgctgtgacacaccgccccagaccatgacggaccctccacctccaaatcgatcccgctccagagaacaggcctcagtgtaacgctcattccatcgatgataaacgcaaattccgaccatcaccccatgtcACAgataaaaccgcgactcgtcagtgaagagcactttttgccagtcctgtctggtccagcgacgttgggtttgtgcccataggcgacattgttgccggtgatgttggtgaggacctgccttacaacaggcctacaagccctcagtccagcctctctcagcctattgcggacagtctgagcactgatggagggattgtgcttcctggtgtaacttaggcagttgttgttgccatcctgtacctttcccgctggtgtgatgtttggatgtaccgatcctgtgcaggtgttgttacacgtgatctgccactgcgaggacgatcagctgtccatcctgttttccctgtagcgctgtcttaggcgtctcacagtacggacattgcaatttattgccctggccacatctgcagtcctcatgcctccttcaccatgcctaaggcacgttcacgcagttgagcagggaccctggatatctttcttttggtgtttttcagagtcagtagaaagcctctttagtgtcctatgtttttcataactgtgaccttaattgtctaccatctgtaagctggtagtgtcttaacgaccgttccacaggtgcatgttcattcattgtttattgaacaagcatgggaaacagtgttaaacactttctaatgaagatctgtgaagttatttggatttttacgaattaactttgaaagacaggtcctgaaaaagggcagttttttttttgctgagttatttatatatatatatatatataatctcaaTCAACAATCCTTCCTATAATGGACCTTCTATGGATTAAATTGAATGAAAATTAAAGTTTTCAAGTTTCGTGTGGATTCACCCATAAATTTCTTCTTTACCGTTTGACTTGTAGCCTACTTAGTGACTTTCCTGTCTTCTGTTCAACGACAAACACTTTATCGATATAGGCAACTAAAACACTAAAAGCACAGTTGCTTGCAGCTTCCTCTCGAGTCACTGGTATGGATCTTCTGggatatattgtgtgtgtggaggggaagTGAGGCAACTGGAACCTGTCTCTGGTCTSCCGAACCTTCAATACAATGCGGACAAATTACATTTTCAGGAAGTACTCCACAGGGAAGGTTAGTATCAATAAATTCCTTAAATCTGAAAAAGCCTATGGGATACaggcacattttttttaaatMAATTAATTCTATATCATGGAGTGCTCTGAGGACAGTTTRATGAACCATGTTTCCACAAAAAAATATTTCCAGATAAAGGAACGTCTTGAATCTCATTCTGTGATTGGTTGTTACGGTCTTACAAACATCATTGTATGTCAACACTGTGCAAACACCTCAAAAAGTGTCTGTGTCCCATAGACCTAAGATTCTTTACTTGTGCATTCAtattccatgtattccattcTGGTTTGTCTGAcaatctgttctgttctgtgtttctTTTCCAGAGATCAGATCCTGAACCCCAGTAGTTACTGAAAGTAGAATCCAGTACATTGTGGTTACAGGTTACTGTGAAGGACAACATTAACCATTATATGCTTGCTGCTCTT
This sequence is a window from Salvelinus sp. IW2-2015 unplaced genomic scaffold, ASM291031v2 Un_scaffold4532, whole genome shotgun sequence. Protein-coding genes within it:
- the LOC112077404 gene encoding uncharacterized protein; its protein translation is MADMQQETHVKMENLDTSTIEEFVQPVSESSEKIIVAEPGSSSCTETTDLLDQQGNRHRAPDTSLNIEPENQTFXHPASQYNRARQDHQVAEGVTWETDHQPIEYSLSQWTENQETDNPTVNAPHNAGPDSKRVSEHPERRGVSGNSGVCMSASGSLDWXPDVVMVDSVPIKVEADMSSEWSLTGQEVTSGEVCSDGRQLVDNRGRGGMESGQTKCPPDTQHAEQGRTVGSRSKLPDFNGLSTQNSFSSPRVTLHQVPQRGKQAPFPNFNRGSTSSSKGIEKQPQQLTSHSTKRYLRCSLCGKPFPQAYLSRHMRVHTGEKPYGCSHCTKRFSHSHQLKRHERVHTGEKPFQCVYCGKCFTQSCHMKKHLLVHTGGRTQDVVLP